In Drosophila ananassae strain 14024-0371.13 chromosome Y unlocalized genomic scaffold, ASM1763931v2 tig00000193, whole genome shotgun sequence, the sequence CCCCACGTTACAAAGTTGGCTAAAAACGTAGGGAGGTCGAACAACCTCACACATTACACAAGTGCACGGGAGGCAAAGCCTCGCTATCGCTTGGGTCCTATATGAgagcgcccaggggcctcgaatTCATGACGGCTCTGCGGTCAAcctcgcgctgcccaccgctcgtagggcAACAGGGCACTCATGCGAAGAGCGGATGTGTGGCGTGGCcctatataaaatatatatatgtgtatatgtatatgctaTATGCTATGTCTAGATCGTAACAAATCAAAATAAAGCAATGCAGTTATGCAATTCATATTGCAGGCCAACGTCCAAGATAAGTTTGCGGTTATACTTTGTTCGtttttcaatgtttttttctttaaactcTTTTCTGCAGATTTCCTCTGTGGCTTTGATGGTATGGCTAAGATGATGAGCCCCCCATTTACTGGGCAAACGGATTGTGCTGGTTGGCGCCGGGAATGTCCAGATTTCCGCCAGTTGTCTGGTAAGTTCCGTAGGGTCCTCCATTGGGATTCATTTCGTTCAGCCGGGAGTTGGAAAGTGCCCGTGGAATCGGATTGCTGGGAACGCCGTGAGGAGCCAAATGGAAAGTTTCCTCAGCCACCTAGGGAGATATATATGGTTTAGTTTCCATTTACAATCCTGTTGTCTCCAAAACTCACCTGATGTGGATCCTCAGTAACTGGAATTTCCGAAATGAAGCCCTGCTCCTTGCAATAGAAGTTGACAAAGATGAAGAATCCAAGGACGAAGAGACAAGCTATGCCGTACCAGCGGAAGGTAGCAGTAGTACCGTAATAGGTGACGAACATGCCACCAATGATGGCGCCGCAACCACGTCCCAGACCATGATGGATGCCCTGCAGGACACCCTGGGCCGAGGCCCTCAGATGCTTTGGTGTATTATGGGCTATATAGGAGCAGGAGGCCGCCCACACCGCAGCATGGGTGATGCCCTGCATCAGCTCGAAGGGCAGCACCATCCACGGATTGGTCAGATACGAGATGTACAGGAAGCGCAGAACATTGCCAATTAAGCCGAGAAAAGCAGAGAAAAGCTTGAAAACTTTCTATCTAATATCATTGATCTACCGGTTACCTTGAATAAGCGAACAAAACATCACCCGATTCTTATCTATTTTTGCATATCGAGATAAGAATGCAGTTATGTAAAAGCTTTTTTCTTTAGCATAGTTAGGGCTAGATTTGCATTGGAGAGCTTTGACATTAATTGGCGAGTCTGAAAGCAATACGGCTACTATCTTAAGCCAagattaagaaatatttaaagagtgcttaaaaataagtaaaattaAATCCCAGACGAATTAGCGGGATCTATTATTTAATAGATATTATGTTTAGTGATTTTATGCCAGGTATGTTTTAAATTCAGTGCAGTGCAGTTATGTATATATTAtgtagatatatgtatatatatataagtgatATGAATGTATAGGTAAAATAAtttagatttaattaaataataatgtgcacttaaatttattttgatgatgtGTAGTATGAATACAGGAAAAGAACCACCCCATCTGTCGAGCTTAGTCTAAGATCACAAGAAGTGCACACCCTTCACTCCCATCCACACGTCCCCAAAGTACACCCCCACGTTACAAAGTAAGCTAAAAACGTAGGGAAGTCGAACAACCTCACACATTACACAAGTGCACGGGAGGCAAAGCCTCGCCTTCGCTTGGGTCCTgtctgagggcgcccaggggcctcgaatTCATGACGGCTCTGCGGTCAAcctcgcgctgcccaccgctcgtaggagtaggcgctttgcagatttgacaccAGCCTCCCATAGTCCCATAGTGCGGAGCACGTGGCGGTATgaatgcaaatacgcatccttttttttatgcgcCTCGCCAtccgcctcgtcctcgatttgctgccgcagtgccgcgaaatGGCGACTCGCTctgacgaagttcgtcgcgttgtcgaagtgcacgatctgcggacatcctaaAAAGGAATCACTTGATAAATCagatactacttctaaatgaactgccttggacgcaaaacaaacaaaaagggcaatgtagggCTTGCAGGGTGGCCTACCACAgaaattttcaatgtcgtttcaatagggccacagaaatcaaCATATGGAGAATTGGCATCAACTGGAATTGGAATCAACATATGGAGAATTGACGGAGAGCACggattcgatctaagggtaaatctcctatgatttgagtcatcagatgaggcttgcatttgaaacagcgtatgcatgatcgtactatctgactgcaaACTCCCTGCGCGTTTACTTATCCAAAgacgctgtcgcaagagactcaccagtgctcgtggacccacatgaaaaatCAATGTGGGTCcacgtgcaagtatcggacatagctctggacaaattgagagcacttcgtcaacaatactggaatcttggcatcgtacgatataggaaacattagctagtcgccccccgacccgcaacaacaaaaaggcAAACCCACCCTGTGGGCTCGAGCCGGATTTGTATATTTGAAACGAAGGCCTAAATAGGTCAGTTCTCGACGCAATACGCGCATAAATGGGCACAGATCATTCCAATTGGGATAGACATCTCCCGGAGATAAGCGGAGCCCTTAGAGCCAATATCCATTAAAGTACTAGATTTTCCCCTTATTTTATGGTTCTTCACGGGAAAGACTACAAACTGCTAAGAAACTTGAATCTTTTAAAGGACAATACGGAAATACAGCGAACCGACGCCTTGCAGTGTCTTTGAAATAAAGCTATGAATAATATATCTTTGGCACATGAAATAAACGATAAGGTATAATTTAAGATCGgtagaatttaaaaatggtgAAGATGTCCTTGCTCGCAATTTCCGCAAAGTAATGCCAGTAAGAAGTTTAACGCTAAATTTTCACCTCTCTTTATTAAGGACAAAGTGAAAAAGAAATTAGGACGTTCTTACAAGCTTGTATTATGAACTGAAGAATGAATCAcggaaaatttaagaaacCTTCCACTTAAAGGACAtacaaaaagtaaaataaaataaaaatattagtagATATTAGTGATTTCAGCTAATGACCCCTGCTAGTAAGATTTTTGCAGAATTAACTGTGGTGTAGTGTGTGGATTTCCAACAGGGCACTCATGCGAAGAGCGGATATAAGATAGAAAGAGAAAAGCTTGAAAACTTTCTATCTAATATCATTGATCTACCGGTTACCTTGAATAAGCGAACAAAAcatcatccgattctctatatatttttgcatATCGAGATAAGAATGCAGTTATGTAAAAGCTTTTTTCTTTAGCATAGTTAGGGCTAGATTTGCATTGGAGAGCTTTGACATTAATTGGCGAGTCTGAAAGCAATACGGCTACTATCTTAAGCCAagattaagaaatatttaaagagtgcttaaaaataagtaaatttaAATCCCAGACGAATTAGCGGGATCTATTATTTAATAGATATTATGTTTAGTGATTTTATGCCAGGTATGTTTTACATTCAGTGCAGTGCAGTTATGTAAATATTAtgtagatatatgtatatatatatataagtgatATGAATGTATAGGTAAAATaatttagatttaattatataataataactttGCGATAATATTCGAGCACGGCCAAGCTAATATATtgttctttttaaattaattattataaacatTTCCCCATTTAACCCAATGTTTTTCAATTTCTCTCTTAtatctaaatataaatatatatctatatatattaatattaattctaatgaaattatatGAAGTAGCTGTTAAGGAGATATTATataatgaaatagaaataccCAATATGGAAAAATGGATCAAGTTCACACCAAATTATATTTGAGAAATTGGAACTCCATGAAGGCTTAAGGCCATTACAGATCCGCCACCGAAAATTCAAATAGCCATGCTGGAACCACAATAAGTATCGTATAGGATTCGTAGACGTCGTAGATCTCGCCAAGGTCGGGTGGGTTAAGAATAGGGTATAATGAACATCTAATACCCTAAAACTGATCAAAGTCATTCTCTCTCTCATTCTACTGAGCCTGTTTGCCTTTTAGGTGATTTGTTTCTCAAGTTTTCTTTCGGATTTGATTCGGTAGGACAATCATCCgggtttttctttattaaaatgcatcTAGCCAgtgcatttaaatttattttgatgatgtGTAGTATGAATACAGGAAAAGAACCACCCCATCTGTCGAGCTTAGTCTAAGATCACAAGAAGTGCACACCCTTCACTCCCACCCACACGTCCCCAAAGTACACCCCCACGTTACAAAGTTGGCTAAAAACGTAGGGAGGTCGAACAACCTCACACATTACACAAGTGCACGGGAGGCAAAGCCTCGCTATCGCTTGGGTCCTATATGAgagcgcccaggggcctcgaatTCATGACGGCTCTGCGGTCAAcctcgcgctgcccaccgctcgtagggcAACAGGGCACTCATGCGAAGAGCGGATGTGTGGCGTGGCcctatataaaatatatatatgtgtatatgtatatgctaTATGCTATGTCTAGATCGTAACAAATCAAAATAAAGCAATGC encodes:
- the LOC116655412 gene encoding major facilitator superfamily domain-containing protein 6-like, producing the protein MVLPFELMQGITHAAVWAASCSYIAHNTPKHLRASAQGVLQGIHHGLGRGCGAIIGGMFVTYYGTTATFRWYGIACLFVLGFFIFVNFYCKEQGFISEIPVTEDPHQVAEETFHLAPHGVPSNPIPRALSNSRLNEMNPNGGPYGTYQTTGGNLDIPGANQHNPFAQ